TCCTATATCACATATCCCCCGCATACTTGAATATATTTAGTAACAAGCTTTATTCCCGACGAAGTCTGTTTCAGCGTCCAGCTTGCGATATCATTTCTAGGATCAACCCCAAGGAGGGACCCCATGACAGAACCCTTATTTGTCGTATCCAAAGAGGATTGGTCACTGCACCGTAAAGGATACCAAGATCAAACAAGGCACCAAGAGAAAGTCAAAGAAGCCATTAAACAAAACCTTCCCGATCTCGTCACGGATGAGAGCATCGTTATGTCCAATGGCAAACAAGTTGTGAAAGTGCCAATCAAGAGTTTGGATGAGTATCGCTTCCGCTACAATTTCAACAAAGGCAAGCATGTCGGACAGGGAGATGGCGATTCGCAGGTGGGCGATGTGCTCGGCACAGATCCGCAGCCGGCGCAAGGCCCTGGAAAAGGCGAAGGCGCAGGAGATCAAGCCGGCGAAGACTATTACGAAGCGGAAGTTAGCATGGAAGAGCTGCAGGCGATGCTGTTCTCCGAGCTGGAATTGCCGAATTTGCAGAAAAAAGAGAAACGCAACATGACGACGACCGAAGTGATTTTCAACGATATTCGTAAAAAGGGCATTATGTCCAACATCGATAAGAAACGGACGATCATCGAGAATCTGCGCAGAAACTCGCGTTCCAATTCGCCTGGCATTCATCATATTAGTCCGGATGATTTGCGTTTTAAGACTTGGGATGAGGTGGAGAAGCCACACTCGAATGCATTAATTATTGCCATGATGGATACCTCTGGGTCTATGGGCTCTTTTGAGAAATACATAGCCCGCAGCTTCTTCTTCTGGATGACGCGCTTCCTGCGTACGAAGTACGAGAATGTGGAAATCGTGTTCATTGCTCATCATACAGAGGCGAAAGAAGTCACAGAGGAAGAATTTTTCACGAAGGGTGAAAGCGGCGGCACGATTTGCTCTTCAGCCTATCAAACGGCAATCGATATTATTGATAAGCGTTATCCGCCCTCGCAGTTTAATATCTACCCGTTCCATTTCTCGGATGGCGATAATTTGACATCGGATAACGAGCGCTGCGTCAAGCTGATTACGCAATTAATGGAACGCTGCAACATGTTCGGCTATGGCGAGGTCAACCAATATAACCGCAGCAGCACCCTGATGTCTGCTTTTCGGCATATACACGACCCCAAATTTCTTCATTATGTGATCCGCGAGAAAGGCGAAGTGTACAAAGCTTTGAAAACCTTTTTTACCAAGCAAGAGGGGGTGGCAGTTCAGTGAGTAAATCCGAAATTCAGCAGCTTGAATATGCCATTGATGAGATTACAGAAATTGCCAAGGGGTTTGGACTGGATTACTACCCCATGCGTTATGAGATTTGTCCAGCGGAAATCATTTATACATTTGGGGCCTATGGGATGCCCACCCGCTACAGCCATTGGAGCTTCGGGAAAAATTTCCACCGGATGAAGACGCAATATGACCTGGGGCTGAGCAAAATCTATGAGCTCGTCATTAACTCGGACCCGTGTTATGCCTTTCTATTAGATGGCAATTCGCTTATTCAAAATAAGCTGATTGTCGCGCATGTACTGGCCCACTGCGATTTCTTCAAAAATAATGTTCGCTTCTCCAAAACGAACCGCAACATGGTCGAAAGCATGTCCGCCACGGCTGAACGGATTCGCCTATATGAAATTGAACATGGCATCGACGAAGTCGAACAGTTCATTGACGCCGTTCTCGCCATCCAGGAGCATATCGATCCTGTCCTCACTTTAACGTACGGGCAAACGCGCAAACGTCAAGAGATTCATAAAGCTTCTATGCCTAATGTCCCTACTGAAGCGACCTACGGCTACGAAGATCTTTGGGGGCTCGACACCAAGAATAAGCCCGCTCCGCCGCAGGATAAAGAAGAGAATCGGCGCTTCCCGCCTCAACCGGAGAAAGACATCTTGCTCTTCATCGAGGAGAATGCGCCTTACATGGAAAATTGGCAGCGCGATATTCTGACCATGCTGCGTGATGAAATGCTCTATTTCTGGCCTCAGCTCGAAACCAAAATCATGAACGAAGGCTGGGCTTCGTACTGGCACCAACGCATCCTGCGGGAACTGGATTTAACCGAGGAAGAGACGATCGAGTACTCCAAGCTCAACTCTTCCGTAGTTGTGCCTTCGCGGCATAGCCTGAATCCGTATTATCTCGGACTGAAAATTTTCGAAGATATCGAAAAGCATTGGGATAATCCAACGCCGGATGAAATTCGCATTCAGGGCCGCAAGCCCGGTGAAGGCCGGGCCAAAATGTTCGAAGTCCGCGAATACGAATCCGACACCTCTTTTATCCGCAATTATTTGAATAAACCGTTGGTGGAAGAATTGGATTTGTATGTGTTTGAGAAGAAAGGGCCGGAATGGAAGATCACGGATAAAACATGGGAAAATACGCGTGATCAGCTTATCTATTCCCGAGTGAATGGCGGTTTCCCCTACATTGTCGTGGAAGACGGGGATTATCAGCGCACCGGCGAACTCTATTTGAAGCACGCCTTCGAAGGTGTGGAACTAGATCTTAAATACGTGGAGAGAACCTTGCCGTATATTTACAAGCTCTGGGGTAAAACCATTCATATGCATACCATGGTGGAAGATAAGCCAGTTTTATTCAGCTTTGACGGGAAAAAGCATCATCGTCGGTTTTTGTAATGGGCTAGAACCTCCGATTTCACGAGCATCGTGATCTTGGAGGTTTTTTTGGTGTCAATTTCGGCTTAGGTGCGTTGATTATAACGTGAATAAATGGGTCATCGGCACATGTAGTTCTTTGAAGACGTTGGATTGAATGGTTTCTTACTCTACTACCATACCCGCCGCCCCCCGAGGCAGCAAAAGCTGAAAAGTCGTACCCTGCGGGGAACTTTCCTTCAGCACCAACGTACCTCCAAGCGCAGCAGCCAGCATTCGGCTCAACGTCAAGCCTAATCCCAGCCCCCGTACGGCTAACTTTTTGTTCGTCCCCCGGAAATACCGCTCATAAATATTAATCTGTTCCTCCGCCGGGATACCTGTTCCGTTATCACAGACAAGTACTTCGTACATCGTGCTTGAGTGTTCAATTAAACGGACCGTTATCAAACAATGCCCATCCGCTGCTTGCCGACTATTGTTAAGGAGATTGACAATAATTTGCTGAATACGAACAGGATCGCCAACAACTATCTGTCGCCCCTCCGCAATATCCGTTCGAACCTCCACACCATCTTCTTGGTGGATTAAACTCCATTGATAGACGATTTCTCCCAGCAGTTTACCCAAATCAAGGGCTTCTGATTGCACACGCACATGTCCCGATGCAAAAGCATTGAAATCAAGCAAATCAGCCACCATCCGCTCAAGCCGCTTTGTTTCCTCCAGCGAAATATCGAGAAATTCATCAGCCTCATCTGCGCTGACAACTTGATCTTTGATCGCGCGCAGCAGACCACGGATTGAAGTCACAGGCGTTTTGAGCTCATGGGTCACACCAGCCAATAACTCTGTGCGCAGCTGCTCCAATTGTTCCAGTCTTGCTGCCGTCGCATTGAAGTAATAGAGCAGATCATAAATCTCCTGCTCTTTGGCATTTTCCTCCAGCATGAGCGTATAATTCCCCGTCTGGATTTGTTTGAGGGCATGCACGACTTCATAGATTGGCTTGGTTAATCTGCGCAGCAGCAAATAAATGATCAGCCAGCCCAACAGACCAGCTAAGATTAGAAGCGAAGTAATTAAACCATATTCTTGACTGATATCAGTCAATTCCTTCTTGCTGTATGAAATGACGATCGATCCAATCTGCGAGTGAGAACCCTGAATTGGAGCGGAAATCTTATATTCGCTTGATGATCCTTGAGGCGCAGCTTGTTCATACAAAACTTGGCCTCCTTGCGTATAGACAATGAGACCGAACTGCCCAGGAAGCCGATATCTGCGCTGATTTTGATCAATCCATTTATAAAAGTCTGCTGGTATGACGATCTGATTCGCATCCTTGGTCATATAAGCGGCCGCTTCGGCCGAAAAGTTCTCGATTTGCTGCAATCGGTCTGTCAATGCGCGATGCTGCAGCCAGACCATGGAGGCTAAGCCGATGAGAAGCAAACCTATGCATAATGTGAGCACATATCGTAAAGTCCAATAGCGGAGCAAGGAGCTGCGCTTAGGTGCTAGGGTTGGCATAGAATTGATACCCCGTTCCGCGCAATGTTCGAATCTCGCCTTCTTCTGGCGGCAGGTGAAGCAATGACTGCCGCAACCGTTTGATCGCATGATCCACAGCACGGTCGCTGCCATCATAGTCGATCCCCCATACCCGTTCAATTAGCTGCTCGCGCGAGAATAGTTGATTCGGATGCTCCGCGAGAAATAGCAATAACGCCAAATCCTTAGGCGTAAATGACAAAGTCGCCCCATTCAGGTAAACAGACCGCGACTTGAAATCAATCCGCAGACTCCCGTAATGCTTCTGATCATTTGTCGCGAAAGCTTGCGATGGTCTGCGCAGAACGGCGTGAATTCTCGCAACGACTTCTTCCGGTTCAAACGGCTTCGCTATATAATCATCAGCCCCACTGTTCAATCCCGTGAGGCGATCTCCGATATCACCTTTGGCCGTGAGCATAATGACCGGGCAGGCGTTTCTCCGCCGTACCTCCCGGAGAACTTCCCATCCATCCGCACCAGGCAGCATCACGTCCAATAAAAGAAGAGAAGGCTGGATCAAGCCAAACTGCTGGATAGCCTCATCCCCCCGAGAGATGACCACACAGTCATATCCAGCTTTCTTGATATAGGCAGCAAGAACACGAGAAATCGCCGGCTCGTCTTCTACAATCATAATGGTTTTCATTGTCATGCCTCCTAACAAAGGTACATCCCAGCTTCTCGCTATGAGTCATTTTAACATACCAGAAAGAAATAAAGTTCAAGTCATCCACCCTGATGTCATGAACTTTATTCCCTATCTATTAATTCAACTTGATCGAAGAGATACTGCCATTTGTTTTAAAATCCTTCGTGTACACGACTTCTGCCGTTGCCGTCACTTTCCCATTCGGACCCATCACTGAAATGACCGGATTGGAGGAATACCCCGAGCCTGGATTCGTGATCGTAATGCCCGTCACTACGCCATCTGTTACCGTTAACGTTGCAGTCGCTTGGGTATGCGACCATAGACCACCGCCTTTGCCATTATAGCGATAATAGTTGGATACTTCATCCAAACGTTCATTCGTAATGCCGTATGGGGCAAGCACTTTGAGCAGAGCAGCTTTGTTTTTCTGAGCTTCTTCGGATGTTGGCCCTCTATCCAAACCAGCAGGTGTTACACCGCTAAATGCCTCTCTGAATACTTCCGTCGGAACTCCTAAAGCTGCTGCAATAAGTACTACCGGCCGGCCTTTATCCTGAGGATCTGTTTGGAAGCCGCCTGAGATTACTACCGTGTTAGCTGCTTGTTCGGAATTGCTGTCACTAGGTGGAGCACTTGGCGTCACCGCTCCCGCACCTCCCCGAGGAGCTGGTTTCTCGCCTTTTGGCCGCTCACCCGCTTTAAGCCGTGGTTGGTTGGCAGGATGGCCGTCTTGATTTTTATCACAATTCAATCCGTCATTCGCTGCATTTGGCTTGGGAGAAACGGAGGTTATCTCATCTGCTGCATTTCCTTGGAGAGGATCTTGTGCCAGCACAACAGCCCCACCTAGAATGGTTAAAGACAACGTGCTGATGATACTTAGCGTAATCAAAGATTTTTTCATTTGGTTTGCTCCTCTTCGTTATAGGGTAGTGGTCTTGCTTACAACTTCACTATACAAGGCGAATGTGGCAAGCAGATGGTAAGAGGGATACAATTAAAAAAAAGGAGCTGCGAACAGATCGCATCACTCCTTTTCTTGTTCCATCCATTCATTCACGACATCCATCGCATGCTTAAAACGTTCTCTCCCTTGATTAACCAAGCCATTCTTTGCTTTATCATATTGAGTCTCCAGCATCCATCTGGCATTCTGATCTCTGACCACGCTAAACGCTTGCCAGCTTTTACTTAGCGCATGATAATAATCGCGATCTCTATGAGTGACGGATTTCCTTTCCAACTTTTCGAAACATGCCGAAATCTCAAGTTCTTTCAATACCTTCTGCTGATTCCAATATCGGATTTTGGCGATATCCCGAGAGTCAATCATGGCTACCATAATAGCCCTCATCGCGAGCGCACCCGCCATCCAATCATCTATTTCTTGTTGCAGCGGGTGCGAATCTTTCAGATCAGGCAGCTTGAATTGTGAGATAACGGATCGAAGCGAGAGGCTTTTTTGTGTTGTCTCCTGCATCGAATCGTTCATTCGCAGAATATGCTGCTGCTGAATTTCCGTTGATGCAAGAACCTCTTGACAGCCTGCGGCAACTTCCTCAATCATGGCTGATGTTTGATTCAAAGAGTCCGAAACCGAGAAACTGTCTTTCATCATCGTTTCGAAACGCCCCTCCATTTCGTTCATTTGGCTCAGAATCCGATCAAGGAACAAAGTCATATCATCATATTCGCGCACGGAAGCGTCCATCGTTTCAACCCCCGAACTTACCGCATCTCTCATCTTGTCAATGCCTTCCTTTAACCCTTGCGCATTGCTTGTTACAGAAATAATTTGATCGTTAATCGTACTCGTAGCCTGCTGTGTTTGCACAGCTAATTTGGAAATTTCACTTGCTACCACAGCAAACCCTTTTCCTTGTTCGCCAGCGCGAGCCGCTTCGATATTAGCATTCAATGCGAGCAACTGTG
Above is a genomic segment from Paenibacillus sp. HWE-109 containing:
- a CDS encoding sensor histidine kinase, with the translated sequence MPTLAPKRSSLLRYWTLRYVLTLCIGLLLIGLASMVWLQHRALTDRLQQIENFSAEAAAYMTKDANQIVIPADFYKWIDQNQRRYRLPGQFGLIVYTQGGQVLYEQAAPQGSSSEYKISAPIQGSHSQIGSIVISYSKKELTDISQEYGLITSLLILAGLLGWLIIYLLLRRLTKPIYEVVHALKQIQTGNYTLMLEENAKEQEIYDLLYYFNATAARLEQLEQLRTELLAGVTHELKTPVTSIRGLLRAIKDQVVSADEADEFLDISLEETKRLERMVADLLDFNAFASGHVRVQSEALDLGKLLGEIVYQWSLIHQEDGVEVRTDIAEGRQIVVGDPVRIQQIIVNLLNNSRQAADGHCLITVRLIEHSSTMYEVLVCDNGTGIPAEEQINIYERYFRGTNKKLAVRGLGLGLTLSRMLAAALGGTLVLKESSPQGTTFQLLLPRGAAGMVVE
- a CDS encoding methyl-accepting chemotaxis protein → MKLFSSSASRWMEEKLFNVAAGDLSMNLSSKGNRHGLIAAFKKAISSLKGMIRVVHQSSQYLHVKMEDMSLQSVVIAEQVGGVTSTVREIAIGMQDTSETIYLMAEDMNRIHHVIQDLGQSNRGVVQDAHLFSEKVTAGKKDIVSSKEQMQRISGNSSSIYEGMQQLNLTIKQITGIVKQIKEISNQTQLLALNANIEAARAGEQGKGFAVVASEISKLAVQTQQATSTINDQIISVTSNAQGLKEGIDKMRDAVSSGVETMDASVREYDDMTLFLDRILSQMNEMEGRFETMMKDSFSVSDSLNQTSAMIEEVAAGCQEVLASTEIQQQHILRMNDSMQETTQKSLSLRSVISQFKLPDLKDSHPLQQEIDDWMAGALAMRAIMVAMIDSRDIAKIRYWNQQKVLKELEISACFEKLERKSVTHRDRDYYHALSKSWQAFSVVRDQNARWMLETQYDKAKNGLVNQGRERFKHAMDVVNEWMEQEKE
- a CDS encoding SpoVR family protein; the encoded protein is MSKSEIQQLEYAIDEITEIAKGFGLDYYPMRYEICPAEIIYTFGAYGMPTRYSHWSFGKNFHRMKTQYDLGLSKIYELVINSDPCYAFLLDGNSLIQNKLIVAHVLAHCDFFKNNVRFSKTNRNMVESMSATAERIRLYEIEHGIDEVEQFIDAVLAIQEHIDPVLTLTYGQTRKRQEIHKASMPNVPTEATYGYEDLWGLDTKNKPAPPQDKEENRRFPPQPEKDILLFIEENAPYMENWQRDILTMLRDEMLYFWPQLETKIMNEGWASYWHQRILRELDLTEEETIEYSKLNSSVVVPSRHSLNPYYLGLKIFEDIEKHWDNPTPDEIRIQGRKPGEGRAKMFEVREYESDTSFIRNYLNKPLVEELDLYVFEKKGPEWKITDKTWENTRDQLIYSRVNGGFPYIVVEDGDYQRTGELYLKHAFEGVELDLKYVERTLPYIYKLWGKTIHMHTMVEDKPVLFSFDGKKHHRRFL
- a CDS encoding response regulator transcription factor, encoding MKTIMIVEDEPAISRVLAAYIKKAGYDCVVISRGDEAIQQFGLIQPSLLLLDVMLPGADGWEVLREVRRRNACPVIMLTAKGDIGDRLTGLNSGADDYIAKPFEPEEVVARIHAVLRRPSQAFATNDQKHYGSLRIDFKSRSVYLNGATLSFTPKDLALLLFLAEHPNQLFSREQLIERVWGIDYDGSDRAVDHAIKRLRQSLLHLPPEEGEIRTLRGTGYQFYANPST
- the yhbH gene encoding sporulation protein YhbH, producing the protein MTEPLFVVSKEDWSLHRKGYQDQTRHQEKVKEAIKQNLPDLVTDESIVMSNGKQVVKVPIKSLDEYRFRYNFNKGKHVGQGDGDSQVGDVLGTDPQPAQGPGKGEGAGDQAGEDYYEAEVSMEELQAMLFSELELPNLQKKEKRNMTTTEVIFNDIRKKGIMSNIDKKRTIIENLRRNSRSNSPGIHHISPDDLRFKTWDEVEKPHSNALIIAMMDTSGSMGSFEKYIARSFFFWMTRFLRTKYENVEIVFIAHHTEAKEVTEEEFFTKGESGGTICSSAYQTAIDIIDKRYPPSQFNIYPFHFSDGDNLTSDNERCVKLITQLMERCNMFGYGEVNQYNRSSTLMSAFRHIHDPKFLHYVIREKGEVYKALKTFFTKQEGVAVQ